In Humulus lupulus chromosome 7, drHumLupu1.1, whole genome shotgun sequence, the following are encoded in one genomic region:
- the LOC133789925 gene encoding uncharacterized protein LOC133789925 isoform X1, with protein MGELRGDHLCTKGDVGIVYFRPNHPMKPHRLCMTHHLVLSYDLHKKMEIYRPHKAYPVELAQFHSADYVDFLHRITPDSQRLFSNELEKCTTLSTYMLYLFHFSQRNLPINSSHYNLSLDGQWYGNDNCFKCLRANMICFDFLLVQSIHVSLNWAYMTFSSINELIIIL; from the exons ATGGGAGAGCTTCGAGGTGATCATCTCTGTACTAAAG GGGATGTGGGAATCGTTTACTTTCGTCCAAACCATCCCATGAAACCTCATCGTCTTTGTATGACCCACCATCTCGTTCTCTCCTATGATCTCCACAAGAAGATGGAAATTTAt CGGCCTCACAAGGCATACCCTGTTGAGCTTGCTCAATTCCATTCGGCTGATTATGTTGATTTTCTACATCGCATTACGCCCGATTCCCAGCGCTTATTTTCCAATGAATTAGAAAAATGTACTACACTCTCAACTTATATGCTTTACTTATTTCATTTTTCACAGCGTAACTTACCCATTAATTCTTCTCATTACAACTTAAGTTTAGATGGCCAATGGTATGGAAATGACAACTGTTTCAAGTGCTTGAGGGCCAATATGATATGTTTTGATTTCTTGCTTGTTCAGTCTATACATGTCTCTCTAAATTGGGCATATATGACTTTTTCAAGTATTAATGAACTTATTATCATATTGTAA